The Spirochaetae bacterium HGW-Spirochaetae-1 genomic sequence GAAGTTCGGTGAAATAATTATTTCCATCGTTAAAGAGTATTGCGAGGAAAAAGGGATAATTGATAAGACGGTCGAAATTCCCGCTCCGCGTGAATATGTAAAAAAACCGAGACATGTTCAGATCGGCGAGCTGTATAATGCAGGGCGTTCAATTACCGAGATAGAAGCTGCAGAAGGAGTGCAGAGAATAACTGTTATCTCGAACCTCAAAAAATATGTCCAGGACGGATATTCGATTACATCGGCAGGTTTGCGGCCGCTCCTTTCGCTCGATGCGGAGCGTATTTTGTCAGTTATTGCGGCTTTTGACCGGCACGGCCACGAATTTCTAAAACCCGTATTCGAAGAGCTGGGAGGATCCGTCGACTATGATACCCTCCAGATATGCAGGCTCTACTATCTTTGCAGTGACTGAACCCCCGAAAATACCTATAAAATGCCCCTTTTTATCCTGCTTCACCCTTCACTCCCGGTTATGTTACGGTAATGTAAAATTTGCCGTCCCTGGTTCAACTCTTCAAAAAATTAATTGGACAACAGAAAATGACAAAATGATAGTCATGCTAAATGAAATATTAGTTATTCTAACGAATATAAATAAAAATTAAGAATAACTAAATATATAAAATAAAAAACTCAAATAAATGAAGGAGTCATTCAATGTCGGTTCTAAAAGAAGTTTTTGAAAAAGTAAAACAGAGAGACCCTGATCAGAAGGAGTTTCTCCAGGCCGTACAGGAAGTTCTCGATTCTCTTGAGCCAACGGTGGCAAAACACCCGGAATTTGTCAAAGCAGGTCTCTATGAGCGTATCGTGGAACCGGACCGTGTCATCATGTTCAGGGTTCCCTGGGTCGATGATAAAGGCAATGTCCAGGTCAACAGGGGATTTCGCGTACAGTTCAATAACGCCATCGGTCCTTACAAGGGCGGTCTTCGTTTTCACCCTTCAGTAAATCTTGGCATCATCAAATTTCTCGGTTTTGAGCAGATTTTTAAAAACTCCCTCACCACGCTTCCCATGGGCGGCGGCAAGGGCGGTTCGGATTTTGATCCCAAGGGAAAATCAGACATGGAAGTGATGCGCTTCACTCAGTCCTTCATGCGTGAACTCTATCGTCATATCGGTGCCGATATAGACGTTCCCGCCGGTGATATCGGCGTGGGCGGCAGAGAAATCGGCTTTTTGTTCGGCTATTATAAAAAAATAACAAATGAGCATACCGGCGTATTGACCGGCAAGGCTCTTGAGTACGGCGGAAGTCTTATTCGTCCCGAGGCGACCGGTTACGGCGCAACGTACTTCGCCGCTGAAATGCTCGCAACAAGGGGACTGGATCACAAGGGCAGAAACGTCGTTGTGAGCGGCTCCGGCAACGTGGCCCAGTACACGGTTGAGAAAGTCAATGCCCTGGGCGGTAAGGTAATATCCCTGTGCGATTCGGCCGGCACTATCGTCGATGAAAAGGGTATCACCGCGGAAAAACTCCAGTTCGTCATGGAACTGAAAAATGTCCGCAGGGGAAGAATAAAAGAATACGCCGACAAGTATAATTGTTCATACTTCGACGGGAAAAGCATCTGGGATGTAATCAGGGAACAGGGATTGAAAGTTGATATAGCCTATCCTTCGGCAACACAGAATGAGATCAACGGCCAGCACGCGCAGGCACTCATAGACAACGGCTGCATATGCGTATCTGAAGGCGCCAACATGCCGTCAACACCTGATGCAGTGGATATTTATCTGGAGAACAAGATTCTCTACGGTCCCGGAAAGGCCGCCAATGCAGGCGGAGTCGCCACTTCGGGCCTTGAAATGTCCCAGAACAGTCTTCGCATGTCCTGGAGCAGGGAAGAAGTAGATCAGAAACTTCAAACTATTATGAAAAACATTCACAAGGCCTGCCTCGAGGCTTCAGAAGCTTACGGCCAGAAAGGCAACTATGTGATGGGAGCGAATATCGCCGGGTTTACCAAGGTAGCAAAGGCCATGCTCGCCGCGGGGATTGTATAGAAAAATCATATGCCGGGATTCGGTTATGAATCCCGGCATTTTTATCATTCCCCATGCTGTTCCATCAGGGCCTCCGGAAATTTATGAAATGCACTCAGAGGAAAATAACATGCATACCATTCATTCAAATGATCTTGTTCAGCCTACACTGGGAAGAATGGTGGTTGACGCTCCGTATGTCGCCGAGTACAGGAAAGCCGGCCAGTTTATAATTCTGCGGATTGATGAATTCGGCGAGAGGATTCCCCTCACCATCGCCGACGCCGATAAAGATAAAGGTACCATCACCCTCTACTACCAGATTGTGGGGGTGACGACACGGAAAATGTCACTGCTGAAAAAAGGGGACCATCTGCAGGATATCGCCGGACCGCTGGGCCATCCCACTGACGTGAAGCGTTACGGGACCGTGGCCTGTATCGGCGGCGGTATCGGCATCGCGCCGCTTTATCCCATTTCCCGGGCCATGAAGGAGGCCGGCAACAGGGTCGTCAATATACTGGGCGCCCGTTCGAAGGACCTTCTCATCCTCGAAGACGAGCTGCGCGCCATAGGCGATGAAACCATCGTCTGCACCGATGACGGCTCATACGGCAAAAAGGACTTTGTCACCGGCGCACTCCGGGACCTCATGGCGAAAGAAAAAGTCGATATTGTCGTTGCCATCGGTCCCGTGCCCATGATGAAGGCCGTGAGCGACATGACCAGGGAGCCGGCCATCCGAACTTTTGTCAGTCTTAACTCGATCATGGTGGATGGAACGGGAATGTGCGGGGGCTGCCGTGTAACCGTCGGTGGCGGAACGAAATTTACGTGCGTTGACGGACCGGAGTTCAACGGACACGAGGTTGATTTCGGCGAGCTCGTATCGCGCCTGGGCACGTATCGGGGTGAGGAACGCGTCTCCGATGAAAAACATAAGCACGCGTGCAGAATCGGTTTGGACAGGAATTGAATATGAAAGACAGGATACCACGACAGAAGATGCCGGAACTGACACCGGCCGAGAGAAAGAATAACTTTAATGAAATACCCCTGGGCTACTCGAAAGAAACGGCCATGCTGGAGGCATCGCGTTGCATACAGTGCAAGAAGCCTGCCTGCGTCGGGGGTTGTCCCGTGAATGTGGATATTCCCGGTTTTATTAAAGAGATCACCGACGGGAATTTTTCAGGGGCCTTTGCCGTTCTGAAAAAGACCAATACCCTCCCCGCGGTATGCGGCAGGGTCTGTCCCCAGGAGTCGCAGTGCGAGGCGCAATGCATCCTGGGTAAGAAATTTGAGCCTGTGGCCATCGGCAAGCTGGAACGGTTCGTGGCCGATTATGAACGCGAGGTAGAAAATGCCGCGGCCCGTGAAGCGGACGGGAAGAAGGATAAAAAAGTTGCCATTATCGGCGCCGGACCGGCGGGTCTTACCGCTGCAGGAGACCTGGCGCAGCGGGGTTATGCCGTAACGATTTTCGAGGCGCTCCATAGCCCCGGCGGAGTACTGGTGTACGGGATTCCCCAGTTCAGGCTGCCTAAGGAGATCGTGCATTATGAAATTGAAGCGCTGAAAAAACGCGGCGTCGAACTGGTCCTGAACCGGGTCGTGGGAATGTCCCAGACCGTCGATGACCTGCTGGACCGGGATTACCATGCCGTGTTCGTGGGAACCGGGGCCGGGCTGCCGCTCTTTCTCAACATAGCAGGAGAGAATCTCAAGGGAGTTTACAGCGCCAACGAATATCTTACCAGGGCCAATCTCATGAAGGCCTATAAATTTCCTGAATACGATACACCCATTATCAGGGGGAAAAATATCGCCGTATTCGGCGGCGGGAATGTTGCCATGGACGCGGCACGCGTGGCCAACAGGCTGGGTGCCGAGAACGTGTACCTGGTGTACCGCCGGTCACGTGACGAAATGCCGGCCCGCCTCGAGGAGATACATCATGCCGATGAGGAAGGGATCAACTTTCAGCTCCTGACGAACCCCGTGCGCTTTCTCGGTGATGAATCGGGGAACCTGAAGGGCGTGGAA encodes the following:
- a CDS encoding ferredoxin-NADP reductase, which codes for MHTIHSNDLVQPTLGRMVVDAPYVAEYRKAGQFIILRIDEFGERIPLTIADADKDKGTITLYYQIVGVTTRKMSLLKKGDHLQDIAGPLGHPTDVKRYGTVACIGGGIGIAPLYPISRAMKEAGNRVVNILGARSKDLLILEDELRAIGDETIVCTDDGSYGKKDFVTGALRDLMAKEKVDIVVAIGPVPMMKAVSDMTREPAIRTFVSLNSIMVDGTGMCGGCRVTVGGGTKFTCVDGPEFNGHEVDFGELVSRLGTYRGEERVSDEKHKHACRIGLDRN
- a CDS encoding NADP-specific glutamate dehydrogenase; translation: MSVLKEVFEKVKQRDPDQKEFLQAVQEVLDSLEPTVAKHPEFVKAGLYERIVEPDRVIMFRVPWVDDKGNVQVNRGFRVQFNNAIGPYKGGLRFHPSVNLGIIKFLGFEQIFKNSLTTLPMGGGKGGSDFDPKGKSDMEVMRFTQSFMRELYRHIGADIDVPAGDIGVGGREIGFLFGYYKKITNEHTGVLTGKALEYGGSLIRPEATGYGATYFAAEMLATRGLDHKGRNVVVSGSGNVAQYTVEKVNALGGKVISLCDSAGTIVDEKGITAEKLQFVMELKNVRRGRIKEYADKYNCSYFDGKSIWDVIREQGLKVDIAYPSATQNEINGQHAQALIDNGCICVSEGANMPSTPDAVDIYLENKILYGPGKAANAGGVATSGLEMSQNSLRMSWSREEVDQKLQTIMKNIHKACLEASEAYGQKGNYVMGANIAGFTKVAKAMLAAGIV
- the gltA gene encoding glutamate synthase (NADPH), homotetrameric, coding for MKDRIPRQKMPELTPAERKNNFNEIPLGYSKETAMLEASRCIQCKKPACVGGCPVNVDIPGFIKEITDGNFSGAFAVLKKTNTLPAVCGRVCPQESQCEAQCILGKKFEPVAIGKLERFVADYEREVENAAAREADGKKDKKVAIIGAGPAGLTAAGDLAQRGYAVTIFEALHSPGGVLVYGIPQFRLPKEIVHYEIEALKKRGVELVLNRVVGMSQTVDDLLDRDYHAVFVGTGAGLPLFLNIAGENLKGVYSANEYLTRANLMKAYKFPEYDTPIIRGKNIAVFGGGNVAMDAARVANRLGAENVYLVYRRSRDEMPARLEEIHHADEEGINFQLLTNPVRFLGDESGNLKGVECLRMELGEPDESGRRRPVTVKGSEFIIDIDVAIIAIGNAPNPIIQKSTVGLDTTKWGTIVADNTTMKTSKKGVFAGGDIVSGAATVIEAMGAGRKAAAAIDEFCTTGAW